A single genomic interval of Amycolatopsis albispora harbors:
- a CDS encoding succinate dehydrogenase hydrophobic membrane anchor subunit, whose product MSAALPLDKPRSPRRPAARRSNFELYSWLFMRVSGVALVVLVLGHLFIMNILDGGVHRINWGFVAGRWASPFWQFWDLSMLWLAQLHGGNGVRTIIDDYARKDSTRFWLKIVLYVSMVLILAVGTMVIFTFDPDMPAS is encoded by the coding sequence ATGAGCGCAGCGCTCCCCCTCGACAAGCCGCGCAGCCCGCGGCGCCCGGCTGCCCGGCGCAGCAACTTCGAGCTGTACAGCTGGCTGTTCATGCGCGTCTCCGGCGTGGCGCTGGTGGTGCTGGTGCTCGGCCACCTGTTCATCATGAACATCCTCGACGGCGGCGTGCACCGGATCAACTGGGGCTTCGTGGCCGGCCGCTGGGCCTCGCCGTTCTGGCAGTTCTGGGACCTGTCCATGCTGTGGCTGGCCCAGCTGCACGGCGGCAACGGCGTGCGCACGATCATCGACGACTACGCGCGCAAGGACAGCACGCGCTTCTGGCTGAAGATCGTGCTCTACGTCTCGATGGTGCTGATCCTCGCGGTGGGCACCATGGTGATCTTCACCTTCGACCCGGACATGCCGGCCAGCTAG
- the sdhA gene encoding succinate dehydrogenase flavoprotein subunit, whose product MQFHKYDVVIVGAGGAGMRAAIEAGQRTRTAVLTKLYPTRSHTGAAQGGMCAALANVEEDNWEWHTFDTVKGGDYLTDQDAAEIMAKEAIDAVLDLEKMGLPFNRTPEGKIDQRRFGGHTRDHGKAAVRRACYAADRTGHMILQTLYQNCVKHGIEFFNEFYVLDIAMTDTPDGPKASGAIAYELATGEIHVFQAKSIVFATGGFGKVFKTTSNAHTLTGDGMGIYFRKGLPLEDIEFYQFHPTGLAGLGILLTEGARGEGAILRNESGERFMERYAPTIKDLAPRDIVARSMVLEVLEGRGAGPNKDYVLLDCTHLGAEVLETKLPDITEFARTYLGVDPVEEPVPVYPTAHYAMGGIPTNVHGEALRDNNNVIPGLYAAGEVACVSVHGANRLGTNSLLDINVFGRRAGIAAAEYAVGHDFVELPENPARMVEGMVEHLRTAHGGERVADIRTELQQTMDSNAAVYRTEDTLKQALNDVQALKERYGRIAVQDKGKRFNTDLLEAIELGFLLDLAEALVVAALARKESRGGHAREDYPNRDDVNFMRHSMSYKQMPEEEDPDAPLGLTGFLADIRLDYKPVTFTRYEPMERKY is encoded by the coding sequence ATGCAGTTCCACAAGTACGACGTGGTGATCGTCGGGGCAGGCGGCGCCGGCATGCGCGCCGCCATCGAAGCAGGCCAGCGCACCCGCACCGCGGTGCTGACCAAGCTGTACCCGACGCGGTCGCACACCGGTGCCGCGCAGGGCGGCATGTGCGCGGCGCTCGCCAACGTCGAAGAGGACAACTGGGAGTGGCACACCTTCGACACGGTCAAGGGTGGTGACTACCTCACCGACCAGGACGCCGCCGAGATCATGGCCAAGGAGGCCATCGACGCGGTGCTGGACCTGGAGAAGATGGGGCTGCCGTTCAACCGGACGCCCGAGGGCAAGATCGACCAGCGCCGGTTCGGCGGGCACACCCGCGACCACGGCAAGGCCGCGGTGCGCCGCGCCTGCTACGCCGCGGACCGCACCGGGCACATGATCCTGCAGACGCTGTACCAGAACTGCGTCAAGCACGGCATCGAGTTCTTCAACGAGTTCTACGTGCTCGACATCGCGATGACGGACACCCCGGACGGGCCGAAGGCCTCGGGCGCCATCGCCTACGAGCTGGCCACCGGCGAGATCCACGTCTTCCAGGCCAAGTCCATCGTGTTCGCCACCGGCGGCTTCGGCAAGGTCTTCAAGACCACGTCGAACGCGCACACGCTGACCGGTGACGGCATGGGCATCTACTTCCGCAAGGGCCTGCCGCTGGAGGACATCGAGTTCTACCAGTTCCACCCGACCGGCCTGGCCGGGCTGGGCATCCTGCTCACCGAGGGTGCCCGCGGCGAGGGCGCGATCCTGCGCAACGAGTCCGGCGAGCGGTTCATGGAGCGGTACGCGCCGACGATCAAGGACCTGGCGCCGCGGGACATCGTCGCGCGGTCGATGGTGCTCGAGGTGCTCGAAGGCCGCGGGGCCGGGCCGAACAAGGACTACGTGCTGCTGGACTGCACGCACCTCGGGGCCGAGGTGCTGGAGACCAAGCTGCCGGACATCACCGAGTTCGCCCGCACCTACCTGGGCGTGGACCCGGTCGAGGAGCCGGTGCCGGTGTACCCGACCGCGCACTACGCGATGGGTGGCATCCCGACCAACGTGCACGGTGAGGCGCTGCGGGACAACAACAACGTCATCCCCGGCCTGTACGCCGCGGGTGAGGTCGCCTGCGTGTCGGTGCACGGCGCGAACCGCCTCGGCACCAACTCGCTGCTGGACATCAACGTGTTCGGGCGCCGCGCCGGCATCGCCGCCGCGGAGTACGCCGTCGGCCACGACTTCGTCGAGCTGCCGGAGAACCCGGCGCGCATGGTCGAGGGCATGGTCGAGCACCTGCGCACCGCGCACGGTGGTGAGCGGGTCGCCGACATCCGGACCGAGCTGCAGCAGACGATGGACTCGAACGCGGCGGTGTACCGCACCGAGGACACGCTGAAGCAGGCGCTGAACGACGTGCAGGCGCTCAAGGAGCGCTACGGCCGGATCGCGGTGCAGGACAAGGGCAAGCGGTTCAACACCGACCTGCTCGAGGCGATCGAGCTGGGCTTCCTGCTCGACCTCGCCGAGGCGCTGGTGGTGGCCGCGCTGGCGCGCAAGGAGTCCCGCGGCGGGCACGCGCGCGAGGACTACCCGAACCGCGACGACGTGAACTTCATGCGGCACTCGATGTCGTACAAGCAGATGCCGGAGGAAGAGGACCCGGACGCCCCGCTCGGGCTGACCGGTTTCCTCGCGGACATCCGGCTGGACTACAAGCCGGTGACCTTCACCCGGTACGAGCCGATGGAGCGGAAGTACTGA
- the sdhC gene encoding succinate dehydrogenase, cytochrome b556 subunit: MSTTAGAASEAARSDRAGASRRNGTFYRGDPGMWSWVLHRITGVLTFFFLFVHVLDTALVRVSPNAYDEVIETYKTPIVNLIEVGLVGAVLFHALNGLRVILVDFWSKGPRYQKQMLWSLVGLWVLVMVPGTYFMLERTVSTMFGGGH; this comes from the coding sequence ATGTCCACCACTGCTGGCGCCGCGAGCGAAGCGGCGCGAAGCGATCGGGCGGGTGCCTCGCGCCGGAACGGGACGTTCTACCGCGGTGACCCAGGCATGTGGTCCTGGGTGCTGCACCGGATCACCGGCGTGCTCACGTTCTTCTTCCTCTTTGTCCACGTGCTCGACACCGCGCTCGTCCGCGTCTCCCCGAACGCCTACGACGAGGTCATCGAGACCTACAAGACCCCGATCGTGAACCTGATCGAGGTGGGCCTGGTCGGCGCCGTGCTGTTCCACGCGCTCAACGGCCTGCGGGTGATCCTGGTCGACTTCTGGTCGAAGGGCCCGCGCTACCAGAAGCAGATGCTCTGGAGCCTGGTCGGGCTGTGGGTGCTGGTGATGGTCCCCGGCACCTACTTCATGCTGGAGCGGACCGTCAGCACGATGTTCGGAGGCGGTCACTGA
- a CDS encoding BMP family lipoprotein — MAGVLALAGCAKDSGNTGSDAAAPGDQGAQGCVTAPKPPAAAPAAQSQPQDSEKVDASKLKVGLAYDVGGRGDASFNDAAAAGADRAKAELGVPAISESTATGTESEDSKQQRLNQMASEGYNPIIAVGFAYADSIKAVAPKFPDTKFAIVDDDSVQAPNVTPLVFAEEQGSFLAGVAAVYKSKNCHVGFVGGVDTPLIQKFEAGFLQGVKAASSKAKIEDEYLTPAGDISGFNDPGKGNIKAAAQINKGADVIYHAAGASGKGVFEAAKSSGKALAIGVDSDQYNQKTVENAKDVIITSMIKRVDVAVFDFIKAVAKGDTSTLPKRFDLKVDGVGYATSGGKIDDIKDVLDGYKAQIVSGAITVSDKPQK; from the coding sequence ATGGCCGGTGTGCTGGCGCTGGCCGGTTGTGCGAAGGATTCCGGCAACACCGGCAGCGACGCCGCTGCACCGGGTGACCAGGGCGCGCAGGGTTGCGTCACCGCGCCCAAGCCGCCCGCCGCGGCCCCGGCCGCGCAGAGCCAGCCCCAGGACAGCGAGAAGGTCGACGCCTCCAAGCTGAAGGTCGGCCTGGCCTACGACGTGGGCGGGCGCGGGGACGCCTCGTTCAACGACGCGGCCGCCGCCGGTGCCGACCGGGCCAAGGCCGAGCTGGGTGTGCCCGCGATCAGCGAGAGCACCGCCACCGGCACCGAGTCCGAGGACTCGAAGCAGCAGCGCCTCAACCAGATGGCCAGCGAGGGCTACAACCCGATCATCGCGGTCGGCTTCGCCTACGCCGACTCGATCAAGGCGGTGGCGCCGAAGTTCCCGGACACCAAGTTCGCCATCGTCGACGACGACTCGGTGCAGGCGCCGAACGTCACCCCGCTGGTCTTCGCCGAGGAGCAGGGCTCGTTCCTGGCCGGCGTCGCCGCGGTCTACAAGAGCAAGAACTGCCACGTCGGCTTCGTCGGCGGGGTGGACACCCCGCTGATCCAGAAGTTCGAGGCGGGCTTCCTGCAGGGCGTGAAGGCGGCCTCGTCCAAAGCCAAGATCGAGGACGAGTACCTGACCCCGGCCGGTGACATCTCCGGCTTCAACGACCCCGGCAAGGGCAACATCAAGGCCGCCGCCCAGATCAACAAGGGCGCGGACGTGATCTACCACGCCGCCGGCGCCTCCGGGAAGGGCGTGTTCGAGGCCGCGAAGTCGTCGGGCAAGGCGCTGGCCATCGGCGTCGACTCCGACCAGTACAACCAGAAGACGGTGGAGAACGCCAAGGACGTGATCATCACCTCGATGATCAAGCGCGTCGACGTCGCGGTGTTCGACTTCATCAAGGCCGTGGCCAAGGGTGACACCTCGACCCTGCCCAAGCGGTTCGACCTCAAGGTCGACGGCGTCGGCTACGCCACCTCCGGTGGCAAGATCGACGACATCAAGGACGTGCTGGACGGCTACAAGGCGCAGATCGTCTCGGGTGCCATCACGGTGTCCGACAAGCCGCAGAAGTAA